In Leptolyngbya sp. SIO1E4, one DNA window encodes the following:
- a CDS encoding threonine synthase codes for MTQAIDRPQATNAATATAQTFTQLRCRECGETYELGAMHVCEDVCFGPLEVAYDYDAIRRQVTRASIEAGPKSIWRYKAFLPVATDTPIDVGTGMTPLLKANRLARRLGLKSLYIKNDAVNMPTLSFKDRVVSVALTRAMELGFTTVSCASTGNLANSTAAIAAHAGLDCCVFIPADLEAGKVLGTLIYSPTVMAVKGNYDQVNRLCSEVANTHGWGFVNINLRPYYSEGSKTLGFEVAEQLGWQLPDHIVAPLASGSLFTKIYKGFQEFIKTGLVDDKNVRFSGAQAEGCSPIAQAFQEGRDFVTPVKPNTIAKSIAIGNPADGIYALETARKTNGNIESVTDAEIVEGMKLLAETEGIFTETAGGTTIAVLKKLAEAGKINPDETTVAYITGNGLKTQEAVQGYIGEPLTLEPKLDSFEHALERARTLERLDWQQVLV; via the coding sequence ATGACCCAGGCGATCGATAGACCCCAAGCGACAAACGCTGCTACCGCTACAGCACAGACCTTTACTCAACTGCGATGCCGTGAGTGCGGCGAAACCTATGAGCTAGGTGCCATGCATGTTTGTGAAGATGTGTGCTTTGGCCCCTTAGAGGTGGCCTACGACTACGATGCAATTCGTCGGCAGGTGACCCGGGCCAGCATTGAAGCGGGGCCAAAATCTATCTGGCGCTATAAAGCCTTTTTGCCCGTGGCCACCGATACCCCTATCGATGTCGGTACTGGGATGACGCCGCTTTTAAAGGCCAATCGCCTGGCACGACGCCTGGGGTTGAAGTCGCTCTACATTAAAAATGATGCTGTTAACATGCCTACCCTGAGCTTTAAGGATCGGGTGGTGTCTGTTGCCCTCACCCGTGCCATGGAGCTGGGATTCACAACAGTGTCTTGCGCCAGCACAGGCAATCTGGCAAATTCTACCGCGGCGATCGCGGCCCACGCCGGGCTCGATTGCTGTGTCTTTATCCCCGCTGACTTAGAAGCTGGCAAGGTCTTAGGAACGCTGATTTATAGCCCCACTGTGATGGCCGTTAAGGGTAACTATGATCAGGTAAATCGGCTGTGTTCTGAGGTGGCCAACACCCACGGGTGGGGCTTTGTGAACATCAATCTCCGTCCTTACTATTCTGAAGGGTCGAAGACGCTGGGCTTTGAGGTTGCTGAGCAACTCGGGTGGCAGTTGCCCGACCACATTGTGGCACCGCTGGCGTCTGGCTCTCTCTTCACCAAGATTTACAAGGGCTTCCAGGAGTTCATTAAAACCGGCCTGGTAGACGATAAAAACGTGCGCTTCAGCGGTGCCCAGGCAGAAGGCTGCTCCCCCATTGCGCAAGCCTTCCAGGAAGGTCGGGATTTTGTGACGCCAGTGAAACCCAATACGATCGCCAAATCCATCGCGATCGGCAACCCCGCCGATGGCATCTATGCCTTAGAGACTGCGCGCAAAACTAACGGCAACATTGAATCCGTCACGGATGCTGAAATTGTTGAAGGGATGAAACTCCTGGCAGAAACTGAGGGCATCTTCACAGAAACCGCAGGCGGCACGACCATTGCAGTTCTGAAAAAGCTGGCAGAAGCGGGCAAAATCAACCCGGATGAAACCACCGTTGCCTATATCACCGGCAATGGCCTGAAAACTCAAGAAGCTGTGCAAGGCTACATCGGTGAGCCCCTAACCCTGGAGCCCAAGCTCGACAGCTTTGAGCATGCCCTGGAGCGGGCGCGCACCCTGGAGCGTTTGGATTGGCAGCAGGTTCTCGTCTAG
- a CDS encoding metallophosphoesterase, which produces MVRPFRFAIISDPHVTLPHTLRDLPNRFHLMEASIPVLEHILQALEAQTLDFLLLPGDLTQHGELENHQWLVNRLQALPFPVYVVPGNHDIILRDGCDRTLSLQDFPTCYGAFGYDHKAPYYQQELLPGIHLIGLNSIAFDPEGTQQSRGSVDETQLTWLSEQLEALRGAWVMVMIHHNVLEHLPGQAQHPMGQRYILQNREALIQRLQAGGVNLLFTGHLHIQDIAQEGALWEITTGSLVSYPHPYRILTATPQPTGQLQVQVETFRVPAAVGWPDLQAHSLQWMRDRADLFMLKLLTCPPCGLPLDKAKQFAPELQDFWASISAGDPNFDFPQLPEAVNQYLRAFGAVDQDGHYCPIDNDTTLMLPGPVGLASGLKP; this is translated from the coding sequence ATGGTGCGCCCTTTTCGTTTTGCCATCATCAGTGATCCCCATGTCACGTTGCCCCATACGCTGCGAGATCTGCCTAATCGGTTTCATCTGATGGAGGCGAGTATTCCAGTGCTAGAGCATATTTTGCAAGCGCTGGAAGCTCAAACTTTGGACTTTTTACTGCTGCCGGGGGACTTAACTCAACATGGGGAGTTAGAGAATCATCAGTGGTTGGTCAATCGCCTGCAGGCGTTGCCGTTTCCGGTCTATGTGGTGCCTGGTAACCACGACATTATTTTGCGGGATGGCTGCGATCGCACCCTCAGCCTACAGGACTTTCCCACGTGCTATGGGGCTTTTGGCTATGACCACAAGGCTCCTTACTACCAGCAAGAATTGCTGCCAGGCATCCACCTGATTGGGCTGAACTCAATTGCCTTTGACCCAGAGGGCACCCAGCAATCTCGGGGGTCTGTGGATGAAACGCAACTGACCTGGTTGTCTGAGCAGTTAGAGGCCCTACGCGGGGCATGGGTGATGGTGATGATTCACCACAACGTGCTAGAGCATCTGCCGGGGCAAGCACAGCACCCCATGGGGCAACGCTATATTTTGCAGAACCGTGAAGCCTTGATTCAGAGGCTCCAAGCGGGTGGAGTTAACCTTTTATTTACAGGGCATCTGCACATTCAAGACATTGCCCAAGAAGGGGCGCTTTGGGAAATTACAACAGGCTCGTTGGTGAGCTATCCCCATCCTTATCGCATTTTGACAGCGACGCCCCAGCCCACAGGGCAACTGCAGGTACAGGTCGAAACCTTTCGGGTGCCAGCGGCGGTAGGCTGGCCCGACTTACAAGCCCACTCACTGCAGTGGATGCGCGATCGCGCCGATCTGTTTATGTTGAAGCTGCTGACCTGCCCTCCTTGTGGGCTACCTCTCGACAAGGCCAAACAATTTGCGCCAGAACTTCAGGATTTTTGGGCCTCCATTTCTGCTGGAGACCCCAATTTCGATTTCCCTCAGTTACCGGAAGCCGTCAATCAATATCTCAGAGCGTTTGGGGCTGTTGATCAAGACGGCCATTATTGCCCCATCGACAATGACACGACGCTGATGCTTCCAGGGCCGGTTGGCTTAGCATCAGGGCTGAAACCCTAG
- the ilvN gene encoding acetolactate synthase small subunit, giving the protein MKHTLSVLVEDEAGVLTRIAGLFARRGFNIESLAVGPAEQVGISRITMVVPGDDQAIEQLTKQLYKLINVLKVQDITEVPCVERELMLIKVNASSTTRSEILELVQIFRARVVDVSEDSLTIEVVGDPGKMVAIVQVLTRFGLREVARTGKIALTRESGVNTEYLKSLQSKLQ; this is encoded by the coding sequence ATGAAGCATACATTGTCAGTTCTGGTTGAAGATGAAGCTGGGGTTCTTACGCGCATTGCTGGGCTATTCGCGCGGCGCGGATTCAATATTGAGAGCCTAGCAGTGGGGCCTGCTGAGCAGGTCGGCATTTCACGCATCACCATGGTGGTGCCGGGGGATGACCAAGCGATCGAGCAATTAACCAAACAGCTCTATAAGCTCATCAACGTTCTGAAGGTACAAGACATTACTGAAGTGCCTTGTGTTGAGCGAGAGCTTATGCTGATTAAGGTCAACGCCAGCAGCACCACCCGCTCAGAAATTTTAGAGCTGGTGCAAATCTTCCGGGCGCGGGTGGTCGACGTTTCTGAAGATTCCCTCACGATTGAGGTGGTGGGTGATCCGGGCAAAATGGTGGCGATCGTGCAGGTTTTAACCCGCTTTGGCCTCCGCGAAGTTGCCCGCACAGGCAAGATCGCGCTGACCCGCGAGTCAGGGGTCAACACTGAATATCTCAAGTCTCTGCAAAGCAAGCTGCAATAG
- the thiS gene encoding thiamine biosynthesis protein ThiS has protein sequence MANSIQLHVNGEAKTCPSQTRLPDYLQQLGLNPRLIAVEYNGEILHRQFWEKTYLQTGDRLEIVTIVGGG, from the coding sequence ATGGCTAATTCGATTCAGTTACACGTTAACGGTGAGGCCAAGACCTGCCCCTCCCAAACACGTTTACCCGATTATTTGCAGCAGTTAGGGCTCAATCCTCGCTTGATCGCGGTGGAATATAACGGCGAAATTTTGCACCGTCAGTTTTGGGAAAAGACCTATCTGCAGACGGGCGATCGCCTCGAAATTGTCACCATTGTCGGCGGCGGCTAA
- the psb28 gene encoding photosystem II reaction center protein Psb28: MAHIEFARGVVEEVVPDVRLTRSRDGTDGTATFYFEHPKAFSEEGLEITGMYMVDEEGELVTREVNGKFINGEPAGIEATFVIKSLAEWERFMRFMNRYAEENGLGFTKS, from the coding sequence ATGGCTCACATCGAATTTGCGCGAGGGGTCGTGGAAGAAGTCGTTCCCGACGTGCGTTTAACGCGTTCTCGGGACGGCACCGACGGCACGGCTACCTTTTACTTCGAACACCCCAAAGCCTTTTCTGAAGAAGGGTTAGAAATTACAGGCATGTATATGGTTGACGAAGAAGGGGAATTGGTGACCCGTGAGGTGAACGGTAAATTCATTAATGGTGAACCTGCGGGTATTGAAGCAACGTTTGTCATCAAAAGCCTCGCAGAGTGGGAGCGCTTTATGCGCTTTATGAATCGTTATGCAGAAGAGAACGGTCTTGGCTTTACCAAGAGCTAA
- a CDS encoding CHAT domain-containing protein — MLLKCLWLSSALSLATVVLGSPSLAAARPPFSPKPFLSAAPLAQRPEPEDDLILQVSDRLTPGDDTLQDGSLYDTHTVNADAGQTLTIRLESADFDTYLLLLDDQGNTLAENDDTDAEDLNATITYTTGYSGSYTVIANAYDASGQGQYQLTVRIVSPHHGSTPDRTADQHYADAVRLWQQGQLQPAFNTLELALAQYQAAENTSEVAKVNQGLGIVSHDLGHYDRAIGYLETSLALFQAAGDLGGEADALSGLGLVNLSRGQYEAAESYAQQALPLYREVNDLAGEAIELDHLGQIAGYRGEYDTALTYLEQGLALRRQLGNLRDIARSLNNLASIRTFQGRYELALTHYDEALATIEPLGDMASQATVLTNIGVIYGYQGQYPQALDYHQQSLALARETESVSAEGQALNNLGLAYTLLGQYDKSLMHFEQALAIARDLDDRAGESIYLGNIASVYDEQGHKTQAISLLEASLKMRQDIGDRAGEGETLNNLGTLYDDLGDYDSALRYYTDSLAISREIGSRYTEGRTLSNMGVTYTHQNQYDQALSFFQQALEIFAETGDRVAAANARRRIGELQYQSGQLPEATATLADTVNQLEEIRAAELPDAEQVALFETQRAAYMTYQAVLIAQNEIEAALEISEQGRARAFAERLAANVPNPTAAAARAESPSIEEIRAMARSQQATFVEYALIQPNPKDEAQLFIWVVQPTGDVDFRAQPLASAAQSGDPSETALTTLVNQLRHSVGVGNRGLGVVTASAAGQGNSYQALYTQLITPIADLLPTDPDAPVVFIPQDLLFQVPFAALQRADNTYLIEQHTILTAPSIQVWGLTQQAAQTARGGRFDNALVVGNPVMPTVWSPQQETPHPLPALPGAQQEALDIATLLGTHAVLGAEATEQSVKQALPSAQLVHLATHGLLEYGNVEDSGIRDLPGAIALAPGNGEDGLLTAAEILELPWTADLVVLSACDTGRGHITGDGVMGLSRSLMTKGVPSVVVSLWSVPDAPTAALMAEFYRQLTTGQNKAQALRQAMLATLQQHPHPRDWAAFTLLGSPE, encoded by the coding sequence ATGTTATTGAAATGCCTTTGGTTATCGTCTGCGCTGTCTCTTGCGACTGTGGTGTTAGGGTCGCCAAGTTTAGCCGCTGCCCGCCCCCCGTTCAGCCCGAAGCCATTTCTCTCTGCCGCTCCGCTGGCCCAGCGCCCTGAGCCCGAGGATGACCTGATTTTACAGGTGAGCGATCGCCTTACACCAGGAGACGACACCTTACAAGACGGCAGCCTTTACGACACCCATACCGTCAACGCAGATGCTGGGCAAACGCTCACGATTCGCCTGGAAAGTGCAGACTTTGACACGTATCTCCTCCTGTTAGATGACCAGGGGAATACCCTCGCTGAAAACGACGACACCGACGCCGAGGATCTCAACGCGACCATCACCTACACCACGGGATACAGCGGCTCCTACACCGTCATTGCCAACGCCTACGATGCTAGCGGCCAAGGACAGTACCAACTCACCGTCCGGATTGTCAGCCCTCACCATGGCAGTACCCCAGATCGCACCGCCGATCAGCACTATGCCGATGCGGTCCGCCTTTGGCAACAAGGCCAACTGCAGCCTGCATTCAATACCCTGGAACTCGCTCTAGCCCAGTATCAGGCCGCCGAGAATACCTCCGAGGTGGCTAAGGTCAACCAGGGCTTAGGCATTGTCAGCCACGATTTAGGACACTACGACAGGGCGATCGGCTATTTAGAAACTAGCTTGGCCCTATTTCAGGCCGCAGGCGATCTCGGTGGAGAAGCCGACGCCCTGAGTGGGTTGGGCCTGGTAAACCTGAGCCGTGGCCAGTATGAAGCGGCAGAGTCGTATGCTCAGCAGGCCCTGCCTTTATATCGCGAAGTTAATGACTTAGCCGGAGAAGCGATCGAACTCGATCACCTGGGGCAGATCGCGGGATACCGGGGAGAGTATGACACCGCGTTAACCTACCTGGAGCAAGGGCTCGCCCTGCGGCGGCAGCTCGGCAACCTGCGGGACATTGCCCGCAGCCTAAATAACCTGGCTTCAATCCGGACGTTTCAAGGTCGTTATGAACTAGCGCTAACCCATTACGACGAAGCCCTGGCAACGATTGAACCCCTGGGCGATATGGCCTCTCAAGCCACTGTCTTGACCAATATCGGTGTTATCTACGGCTACCAGGGACAATATCCCCAGGCGCTGGACTATCATCAACAGTCCCTCGCCCTTGCCCGTGAAACCGAGAGTGTGAGTGCAGAGGGGCAAGCACTGAACAACTTAGGTCTGGCATATACCCTGCTGGGTCAATACGACAAATCGCTGATGCACTTTGAGCAGGCATTAGCCATTGCCCGTGACCTTGACGATCGAGCAGGCGAAAGTATCTATCTTGGCAATATCGCCAGCGTTTACGACGAGCAAGGTCACAAAACCCAGGCCATCTCCCTATTAGAGGCCTCCCTCAAGATGCGGCAAGACATCGGCGATCGCGCCGGTGAAGGGGAGACTTTAAACAACCTGGGCACGCTCTACGATGATTTGGGTGACTATGACAGCGCGCTCAGGTACTACACAGACTCCCTCGCCATTAGCCGAGAAATTGGCAGCCGCTACACCGAAGGGCGAACTCTCAGCAATATGGGCGTGACTTACACCCACCAAAACCAGTACGACCAGGCTTTGAGCTTTTTTCAGCAGGCGTTAGAGATTTTTGCAGAAACCGGTGATCGGGTGGCTGCTGCGAATGCCCGCCGCCGCATTGGCGAGCTGCAATACCAGTCGGGGCAACTCCCTGAAGCCACCGCAACCCTGGCAGACACAGTCAATCAGCTTGAGGAAATTCGCGCTGCTGAACTCCCAGATGCAGAACAAGTGGCGCTATTTGAGACGCAGCGGGCCGCCTACATGACGTACCAAGCAGTGCTGATTGCCCAAAACGAAATTGAAGCAGCCCTCGAAATCTCTGAGCAGGGGCGGGCCAGAGCCTTTGCCGAACGGCTAGCCGCTAACGTCCCCAACCCGACCGCCGCCGCCGCTCGTGCTGAATCACCCAGCATTGAAGAGATTCGCGCGATGGCGCGATCGCAGCAGGCCACTTTCGTGGAATATGCTCTGATTCAGCCCAACCCCAAAGATGAAGCCCAATTGTTTATCTGGGTAGTGCAGCCAACAGGAGACGTTGATTTTCGCGCTCAACCGCTAGCGTCTGCGGCGCAGTCGGGCGATCCCTCAGAAACCGCGCTCACCACCCTGGTGAATCAACTGCGGCATTCCGTTGGGGTGGGTAATCGGGGGCTCGGGGTGGTGACTGCTTCGGCAGCTGGGCAAGGCAATAGCTACCAGGCCCTCTATACCCAACTGATTACACCGATTGCTGATTTGCTGCCCACGGATCCGGACGCCCCTGTTGTCTTTATTCCCCAAGACCTGCTGTTTCAGGTGCCTTTTGCCGCTTTGCAGCGGGCCGACAACACCTATCTGATTGAGCAGCACACGATTCTGACGGCACCCTCGATTCAGGTCTGGGGGCTGACGCAGCAGGCTGCTCAAACCGCTCGCGGCGGGCGGTTCGACAATGCTCTCGTGGTGGGTAATCCAGTAATGCCCACGGTATGGTCACCCCAGCAAGAAACCCCACACCCCCTGCCTGCCCTCCCAGGGGCACAGCAAGAGGCCCTAGACATTGCCACCCTGTTGGGTACCCATGCGGTGTTAGGGGCCGAGGCGACGGAGCAGAGCGTTAAACAAGCCCTGCCCTCAGCGCAATTAGTGCATCTGGCCACCCATGGTCTGCTGGAATATGGCAATGTTGAAGATTCTGGCATTCGAGATTTGCCGGGGGCGATCGCGCTGGCCCCTGGCAATGGGGAAGATGGCCTGCTCACCGCGGCTGAAATCTTAGAACTGCCATGGACAGCGGACTTAGTCGTTTTGAGTGCCTGTGACACCGGCCGAGGGCACATCACCGGAGATGGGGTGATGGGCCTATCGCGATCGCTGATGACGAAAGGGGTTCCCAGCGTCGTTGTCTCACTCTGGTCAGTTCCCGATGCGCCCACGGCAGCGTTAATGGCTGAGTTTTATCGTCAACTCACCACCGGTCAAAACAAAGCTCAAGCCCTACGGCAAGCAATGCTAGCAACCCTGCAGCAGCATCCACACCCACGCGACTGGGCTGCCTTTACCCTGCTTGGCAGCCCTGAATGA
- the ntcA gene encoding global nitrogen regulator NtcA, which produces MVVTQDKPLANAFRQLAGGAFPPVVETYERGKTIFFPGDPAERVYFLLKGAVKLSRVYEVGEEITVALLRENSVFGVLSLITGERSDRFYHAVAFTPVELLSMPIDQVEQALEENPELSMVMLRGLSSRILQTEMMIETLAHRDMGSRLVSFLLILCRDFGIPSPDGITIDLKLSHQAIAEAIGSTRVTVTRLLGDLRQDGMISIHKKKITVHDPVNLSQQFT; this is translated from the coding sequence ATGGTGGTAACGCAGGATAAGCCCCTTGCGAATGCGTTTCGACAGCTGGCTGGCGGAGCTTTTCCGCCAGTGGTTGAGACCTATGAACGGGGCAAAACAATTTTTTTCCCAGGGGATCCTGCAGAGCGGGTTTACTTCCTTTTGAAGGGAGCCGTTAAGCTATCGCGGGTTTATGAAGTCGGTGAAGAGATTACTGTCGCCCTCCTGCGGGAAAACAGCGTTTTTGGCGTGCTTTCGTTGATTACCGGTGAACGTTCTGATCGCTTTTATCATGCTGTCGCGTTCACCCCAGTTGAACTGTTATCGATGCCGATTGATCAGGTTGAGCAGGCCCTGGAAGAAAACCCGGAACTCTCCATGGTGATGCTGCGGGGGTTATCATCTCGGATTTTGCAAACAGAGATGATGATCGAAACCCTGGCTCACCGAGATATGGGGTCTCGCTTAGTCAGTTTTCTCCTGATTCTCTGTCGAGATTTTGGCATCCCGAGCCCAGATGGCATTACCATCGATCTCAAGCTCTCTCATCAGGCGATTGCAGAGGCGATTGGGTCGACTCGGGTAACTGTGACTCGCTTACTGGGCGATCTGCGGCAGGATGGCATGATTTCAATTCATAAAAAAAAGATTACGGTTCACGATCCGGTTAACCTGAGCCAGCAGTTCACCTGA
- a CDS encoding MoaD/ThiS family protein, translating into MAIKVLVPTPLQKFTNNQATLECEGGTIVDLMNTLDTQFPGIKARLCDDQGELRRFVNFYVNSEDIRFLEGKETALKDGDEVSIVPAVAGG; encoded by the coding sequence ATGGCTATTAAAGTTTTAGTTCCAACCCCACTGCAAAAGTTCACCAATAATCAAGCCACCCTGGAGTGCGAAGGGGGCACGATTGTCGATCTGATGAACACCCTAGACACACAATTTCCCGGCATTAAAGCCCGCCTGTGTGATGATCAGGGTGAACTGCGGCGCTTCGTTAATTTCTACGTCAATAGCGAAGACATTCGTTTCTTAGAAGGCAAAGAGACGGCCCTGAAGGACGGCGACGAAGTCAGCATTGTACCTGCCGTTGCAGGGGGCTAA
- a CDS encoding DUF3084 domain-containing protein: protein MTTGYVLVLAVLILGGVIATLGDRIGMRVGKARLSLFRLRPRQTATVVSIVTGSVISASTLALLFGVSRQLRTGVFELEQIQEDLSQAKDDLESAQAEKSQIETALEDARERQRQAQDELESIDQSLSQAVEKQRTTQSELQQTQTQLGQLREQLGTVSQQAQQLRSEIQRLGSERAELLRQQEVVQGQIAERDREIAERDAQISQREERLNQLQAQQGILQDDIATLERQFEGLFRGSVVVGRNQPLVAGLIRVSNLQEARQAVDRLLRQANRTAIREIAPGTSTEQQVILIPQEDVTQLVNRISDGQEYVVRILSAANYIIGEPCVVAEGDPCIQVFISAVANEVIYTQNERLATVSVNPTNLTNQALVEKLNLLIASLQFRARQDGIVGDTLQIADGRTDALIAFLDEIKRSGQPIDIQAIAAQPIYTIGPLQVELLAVGNSGVLTRTDELPRPITPDEDESTPESDE, encoded by the coding sequence ATGACCACGGGATACGTCCTAGTTTTGGCAGTCTTAATTTTAGGAGGAGTGATTGCCACGCTTGGCGATCGCATTGGCATGCGCGTGGGCAAAGCGCGGCTCAGCTTGTTTCGCCTGCGCCCTCGTCAAACTGCCACGGTGGTCAGCATTGTGACCGGCAGCGTGATTTCTGCCTCGACCCTGGCCCTCCTATTTGGGGTCAGCCGTCAGTTAAGGACTGGGGTTTTTGAGTTAGAGCAAATTCAAGAAGATTTGTCTCAGGCGAAGGATGATTTGGAGAGTGCCCAAGCGGAAAAATCCCAAATTGAGACCGCCTTAGAGGATGCCCGAGAACGCCAGCGCCAGGCACAAGATGAACTTGAAAGTATTGATCAGTCTCTAAGCCAGGCCGTTGAAAAGCAACGCACTACTCAATCAGAACTGCAACAAACTCAAACGCAGTTAGGGCAACTGCGTGAGCAATTAGGAACCGTCTCGCAGCAAGCGCAACAATTGCGCAGTGAGATTCAGCGACTAGGCTCTGAACGAGCAGAACTGCTCAGGCAGCAAGAAGTTGTGCAGGGGCAAATTGCAGAGCGCGATCGCGAAATTGCAGAGCGCGATGCCCAAATTTCCCAACGAGAAGAACGCCTCAATCAGCTGCAGGCTCAGCAAGGTATCTTGCAAGACGATATTGCCACCCTAGAACGCCAGTTTGAAGGACTGTTTCGGGGCAGTGTGGTGGTTGGCCGTAACCAACCATTGGTCGCAGGGTTAATTCGAGTCAGTAATCTGCAAGAAGCTCGCCAAGCCGTGGATCGTCTGCTGCGACAGGCGAATCGCACCGCCATCCGAGAAATTGCCCCCGGCACCAGTACCGAACAGCAAGTCATTCTGATTCCCCAAGAGGATGTCACGCAACTGGTTAATCGCATCAGCGATGGCCAAGAATATGTGGTGCGCATCTTATCGGCTGCTAATTACATCATTGGCGAACCCTGTGTTGTCGCCGAAGGCGATCCCTGTATCCAAGTCTTTATTAGTGCCGTTGCCAATGAGGTGATTTACACTCAGAACGAGCGCCTGGCGACGGTTTCAGTTAATCCAACTAATCTCACCAATCAAGCCCTGGTAGAGAAGCTGAACCTGCTGATTGCGTCTTTGCAGTTTCGGGCCAGGCAAGACGGCATTGTGGGAGATACGTTACAAATTGCTGATGGTAGAACAGACGCATTAATTGCGTTTTTAGATGAAATTAAACGTAGCGGCCAGCCGATTGACATTCAGGCGATCGCCGCACAACCCATCTATACTATCGGCCCTTTGCAAGTAGAACTGTTAGCTGTGGGCAATAGTGGGGTTTTAACGCGTACAGATGAACTTCCACGCCCTATAACTCCAGACGAAGATGAGAGCACACCCGAGTCAGATGAATAA
- a CDS encoding thiamine phosphate synthase yields MSPPNSPVTYTDISVYRILDANLDRAREGLRPLEDWCRFGLNHRELTEKFKHLRQSLAQWHTADLRAARDTPGDEGTAITHPQEKVRSSVTQVLQANFCRVEEALRSLEEFGKIQRPDMAAACKQMRYQVYTLESTVLGHQRRQQLLKAQIYLVTAPAENLLEAVEAALQGGLQIVQYREKQAEDCDRIVIARQLKALCQRYGALFLINDRVDLAIAVDADGVHLGQQDLPIAVARDLLGSHRIIGRSTTNPEEMAKAVAEGADYIGVGPVYATPTKPDKPAAGLDYVRYAAANAPVPFYAIGGIDTQNLSEVIAAGAHRVAVVRAIMKADDPTATTQRCLSQLQHHPVLPPTRDDDPNVSIADNP; encoded by the coding sequence ATGAGCCCCCCGAACTCACCCGTGACGTACACAGATATCAGCGTCTATCGTATTCTGGATGCCAATTTAGACAGAGCGCGGGAAGGGCTGCGACCCCTGGAAGACTGGTGTCGCTTTGGCCTCAATCATCGTGAACTTACCGAGAAGTTTAAGCACCTGCGTCAAAGTCTGGCCCAGTGGCATACGGCTGATCTACGGGCAGCCCGAGATACCCCAGGCGACGAGGGCACTGCCATTACCCATCCTCAAGAAAAGGTTCGTAGCAGCGTTACCCAGGTGCTGCAGGCAAACTTTTGTCGGGTAGAAGAAGCACTGCGATCGCTCGAAGAATTTGGCAAAATCCAGCGGCCTGATATGGCGGCAGCCTGTAAGCAAATGCGCTATCAGGTCTACACCTTAGAAAGCACTGTCCTGGGTCATCAGCGACGACAACAGCTGCTCAAGGCCCAGATTTACCTCGTCACGGCCCCAGCAGAGAATTTGTTGGAGGCTGTAGAAGCAGCGCTCCAAGGGGGGCTGCAAATTGTGCAATATCGTGAGAAGCAGGCAGAAGACTGCGATCGCATCGTCATTGCCCGTCAGTTGAAGGCCCTTTGCCAACGCTACGGGGCGTTGTTTTTAATCAATGACCGGGTTGATTTGGCGATCGCGGTGGATGCTGACGGGGTGCACTTAGGGCAACAAGACCTGCCCATCGCCGTTGCCCGCGATCTTTTAGGCAGCCATCGCATTATCGGTCGCTCTACCACCAACCCAGAAGAAATGGCAAAAGCCGTGGCCGAAGGGGCTGACTATATTGGCGTGGGGCCAGTGTATGCGACCCCCACCAAGCCGGACAAACCGGCCGCTGGGTTAGACTACGTACGCTACGCCGCCGCCAATGCCCCGGTTCCTTTTTATGCCATCGGCGGCATTGATACCCAAAACCTGAGCGAGGTCATCGCGGCAGGGGCGCATCGTGTCGCGGTGGTTCGCGCCATTATGAAGGCGGATGACCCGACTGCAACGACCCAACGCTGCTTAAGCCAACTCCAGCATCATCCGGTTTTACCTCCGACGCGAGATGATGATCCTAATGTGAGCATTGCTGACAATCCATGA
- a CDS encoding helix-turn-helix transcriptional regulator: MKFEDIYQFFEDPPPIYLNKELAVCYVLAVLLQQDSYGTELIQKLSETYVDYRLSDTVLYSALKFLEDQKAIDGYWKKVEGRGRPRRMYRLNPDWRMQAEELAELWRNYMRDRASQPHYKIAEHALSSR, translated from the coding sequence ATGAAATTCGAAGATATCTATCAATTTTTTGAGGATCCACCCCCCATTTATCTCAATAAAGAACTGGCGGTTTGCTATGTTCTGGCGGTTCTTCTGCAGCAAGATTCCTACGGTACCGAGCTGATTCAAAAGCTTTCTGAAACCTACGTTGACTACCGCTTGTCGGATACTGTCCTGTACAGCGCTTTGAAATTCTTAGAAGATCAAAAGGCGATTGATGGGTACTGGAAAAAGGTAGAAGGACGGGGGCGTCCTCGCCGGATGTATCGCTTGAACCCAGACTGGCGCATGCAGGCCGAGGAATTGGCTGAACTGTGGCGCAACTATATGCGCGATCGTGCTTCGCAACCCCATTACAAAATTGCAGAACATGCACTCTCTTCGCGTTAG